A genomic window from Paucibacter sp. KCTC 42545 includes:
- a CDS encoding DUF6362 family protein, which produces MAEWTTDDVAVRFEEAATTGRRLPPVRVQGYFNCWPAFVRKEWEAFAADEKMYRPFPPSPEAIDRMLETMRWVQWLEVEQRHLVWMRAKRYGWRDITIRFACDRTTAWRRWQRAMEIVAANLNSEGVRLLSKNVGNLG; this is translated from the coding sequence ATGGCTGAGTGGACAACTGACGACGTTGCAGTACGCTTCGAAGAGGCCGCCACCACCGGACGACGTCTGCCCCCTGTGCGTGTGCAAGGCTACTTCAACTGCTGGCCCGCCTTCGTTCGCAAGGAGTGGGAAGCCTTTGCTGCCGACGAGAAGATGTACCGACCCTTCCCTCCAAGCCCCGAGGCCATCGACCGGATGCTGGAGACGATGCGCTGGGTGCAGTGGCTCGAGGTTGAGCAGCGCCACCTCGTGTGGATGCGGGCCAAGCGCTACGGCTGGAGGGACATCACGATTCGCTTTGCCTGCGACCGGACGACGGCGTGGCGGCGTTGGCAGAGGGCAATGGAGATCGTGGCTGCGAACCTCAACAGCGAAGGCGTGCGGTTGCTTTCCAAAAACGTGGGCAATTTAGGGTAA
- a CDS encoding crossover junction endodeoxyribonuclease RuvC yields MNTTILALDLGTHTGWALQHLDGTITSGTEHFKPQRFEGGGMRFLRFKRWLNELLSASNHINAVFFEEVRRHAGVDAAHAYGGFMGHLTAWCEHHNIPYQGVPVGTIKKHATGKGNAGKDEMITSVRERGHTPVDDNEADALALLHWAIETQEV; encoded by the coding sequence ATGAACACGACAATCCTGGCCCTTGATCTGGGCACACACACCGGGTGGGCTCTGCAGCACCTGGACGGCACCATCACCAGCGGCACGGAGCACTTCAAGCCGCAGCGATTCGAAGGCGGCGGAATGCGATTCCTTCGATTCAAGCGCTGGCTCAACGAACTCCTCTCGGCCAGCAATCACATCAACGCGGTTTTCTTCGAGGAAGTTCGACGGCACGCGGGCGTTGATGCGGCGCACGCCTACGGTGGGTTCATGGGGCACCTGACCGCGTGGTGTGAGCATCACAACATCCCTTACCAGGGCGTTCCGGTTGGCACGATCAAGAAGCACGCGACCGGCAAAGGCAATGCGGGCAAGGACGAAATGATCACGTCCGTCCGCGAACGTGGTCACACCCCTGTCGATGACAACGAGGCCGACGCGCTGGCCCTGCTGCATTGGGCCATCGAGACACAGGAGGTGTGA
- a CDS encoding helix-turn-helix domain-containing protein, which yields MAFGAYIRQKREAKGIQMNDFARQLDISPAYWSRIERDIEKPPKDELIRKAAEILGENVDDAFVEASRLPPDMRDDVGGLVRMYRKQATGDK from the coding sequence ATGGCATTTGGTGCCTACATCAGACAGAAGAGGGAGGCGAAGGGCATTCAGATGAATGACTTCGCCCGGCAGCTGGACATCTCGCCTGCCTACTGGTCGCGCATAGAGCGCGACATCGAGAAGCCGCCCAAGGACGAGCTGATCCGCAAGGCAGCAGAAATCCTTGGCGAGAATGTCGACGACGCTTTTGTTGAGGCCAGCCGCCTTCCGCCAGACATGCGCGACGACGTGGGGGGCCTGGTACGGATGTATCGCAAGCAAGCGACGGGGGACAAGTGA
- a CDS encoding DUF6511 domain-containing protein: MKCWVCKRQARGFGHTDNRHGIGDPRRYPIDWVFCSQRCQSAFHAMYGNWLRAKDGRSDIKGVTMIDPSDIELAAMRKCLKSFGEAAGEIGFTKPLGNYSEAEALQVIDAIVTCYTEAMVEHHETSKYPPVRGMPPTPDPMTPSAANPFADLEDDLPWEEAKGKKP, translated from the coding sequence GTGAAATGCTGGGTCTGCAAACGACAGGCCCGGGGATTCGGTCACACCGACAACCGACACGGTATCGGCGATCCCCGGCGCTACCCCATCGACTGGGTGTTCTGCTCGCAGCGCTGCCAATCCGCGTTCCACGCGATGTACGGCAACTGGCTGCGCGCCAAGGATGGTCGCAGCGACATCAAGGGGGTCACCATGATCGATCCCTCTGATATCGAGCTGGCCGCGATGCGCAAGTGCCTCAAGTCCTTCGGCGAGGCGGCGGGCGAGATCGGCTTCACCAAACCGCTGGGCAACTACTCCGAAGCGGAGGCGCTGCAGGTGATCGACGCCATCGTCACTTGCTACACCGAGGCGATGGTTGAGCACCACGAGACAAGCAAGTACCCGCCCGTGCGCGGCATGCCGCCAACGCCCGACCCCATGACACCGAGTGCAGCCAATCCGTTCGCGGATCTGGAGGACGACCTGCCTTGGGAAGAAGCGAAGGGGAAGAAGCCATGA
- a CDS encoding phage/plasmid primase, P4 family, giving the protein MIDFNDTTQPAEHNRESERDEIRADLLARLESVLTTMFPAGKKRRGKFLIGDILGSPGDSLEVVLEGEKAGLWTDRADNSGGDIYALIGGYCGINVHSDFPRVLDAAADLLGRSRSVPVRKTKKEAPVDDLGPATAKWDYFDAVGKLIAVVYRYDPPGGKKEFRPWDAKRRKMAPPEPRPLFNQPGLAAASHIVLVEGEKCAQALIASGVVATTAMHGANAPVDKTDWSPLAGKTVLIWPDRDAPGWDYADRASQAILHAGATSVAILMPPDDKPEGWDAADAIPEGFDVGGFLAVGERMPVMRSVEEAPSPDLLTGIDWTTEDGLSSAFTRRYGEDWRYCALWGKWLVWTGVRWNPDQVLYVSHLSRGICRNASLKADTPRLKGKLASSATISSVEKIARSDPKHASTAEEWDADIWALNTPGGVVDLRTGRMRPHRRDDRMTKVTTATPQGNPDSACPTWRAFLTDVTGGDADLMAYLQLMVGYCLTGVTSEHALFFLYGTGANGKSVFVNVLTTILGDYAANAPMDTFMEARNDRHPTDLAGLRGARFVSSIETEQGRRWNESKVKAITGGDKVSARFMRQDFFEYLPQFKLVIAGNHKPSIRNVDEAMKRRLHLIPFTVTIPPERRDGRLTEKLLKERDGILAWAVEGCSRWQRQGLKPPASVVSATEEYFEAEDALGQWIEERCLLAKSHREGVSELFADWREWAERAGEYVGSVKRFSELMATRKFEKCRLTGGARAIAGIALRPKPYSHAYPYRDD; this is encoded by the coding sequence ATGATCGACTTCAACGACACAACCCAACCTGCGGAGCACAACAGGGAGTCTGAACGAGACGAGATTCGCGCAGATCTGCTGGCGCGACTGGAGTCGGTGCTGACCACGATGTTTCCGGCTGGCAAGAAGCGCCGTGGCAAGTTCCTGATCGGCGACATCCTCGGCAGTCCAGGTGACAGCCTCGAGGTGGTGCTCGAAGGTGAGAAGGCCGGTCTGTGGACGGATCGTGCCGACAACTCAGGCGGCGACATCTATGCGCTGATCGGCGGCTACTGCGGCATCAACGTTCACAGCGACTTTCCCCGCGTGCTGGATGCCGCTGCTGACCTGCTCGGGCGGTCGCGGTCGGTGCCGGTGCGCAAAACGAAGAAGGAAGCGCCGGTCGACGACCTCGGCCCGGCTACGGCGAAGTGGGACTACTTCGATGCCGTTGGCAAGCTGATCGCCGTCGTCTACCGCTATGACCCACCGGGTGGCAAGAAGGAATTCCGACCGTGGGACGCCAAACGCCGCAAGATGGCCCCGCCCGAGCCGCGCCCGCTGTTCAACCAGCCCGGCCTTGCTGCGGCAAGCCACATCGTCCTGGTCGAGGGCGAGAAGTGCGCGCAGGCATTGATCGCCAGCGGCGTGGTGGCCACCACGGCTATGCACGGTGCCAATGCCCCGGTCGACAAGACCGACTGGTCACCACTGGCTGGCAAAACGGTTCTGATCTGGCCCGACCGCGATGCGCCGGGGTGGGACTATGCCGACCGGGCTTCGCAAGCGATTTTGCACGCAGGCGCGACCTCGGTCGCCATCCTCATGCCGCCCGACGACAAGCCGGAGGGGTGGGACGCCGCCGACGCCATTCCCGAAGGCTTCGATGTCGGTGGCTTTCTGGCCGTCGGCGAGCGGATGCCGGTGATGCGCTCGGTGGAGGAAGCACCTTCGCCAGACCTGCTGACGGGCATTGATTGGACGACCGAGGATGGCCTGTCCAGCGCTTTCACCCGCCGCTATGGCGAAGACTGGCGCTACTGTGCCCTTTGGGGCAAGTGGCTGGTCTGGACGGGTGTGCGCTGGAATCCCGATCAGGTGCTCTACGTGTCGCATCTCTCCAGGGGCATCTGCCGCAACGCCTCGCTGAAAGCGGACACGCCGAGGCTCAAGGGCAAGCTGGCCAGTTCCGCCACGATCTCGTCGGTTGAAAAGATCGCGCGCTCCGACCCGAAGCACGCATCCACCGCCGAGGAATGGGACGCCGATATCTGGGCGCTGAACACCCCTGGTGGCGTGGTCGATCTGCGCACGGGCCGGATGCGCCCGCACCGGCGCGATGACCGAATGACCAAGGTGACCACGGCCACGCCACAGGGCAATCCGGACAGCGCCTGCCCGACGTGGCGAGCCTTCCTCACGGATGTCACCGGTGGCGACGCCGATCTGATGGCCTACCTGCAACTGATGGTTGGCTACTGTCTGACGGGCGTCACCAGCGAACACGCGCTGTTCTTCTTGTACGGCACAGGCGCGAACGGCAAGTCGGTGTTCGTCAACGTGCTGACCACCATCCTGGGCGACTACGCGGCCAACGCGCCGATGGACACGTTCATGGAGGCGCGCAACGACCGGCACCCGACCGATCTCGCAGGGCTGCGCGGCGCACGCTTCGTGTCATCCATCGAAACCGAGCAAGGGCGGCGCTGGAACGAGTCCAAGGTCAAGGCCATCACGGGCGGCGACAAGGTGTCCGCGCGCTTCATGCGCCAGGACTTCTTCGAGTATCTGCCGCAGTTTAAGTTGGTGATCGCGGGCAATCACAAGCCGTCGATCCGCAATGTCGACGAGGCGATGAAGCGCCGACTTCACCTGATCCCGTTCACGGTGACGATCCCGCCCGAGCGCCGCGACGGTAGGCTGACCGAGAAGCTGCTCAAGGAGCGCGATGGGATTCTGGCGTGGGCCGTCGAGGGCTGCAGCCGTTGGCAACGCCAGGGCTTGAAGCCGCCCGCCAGCGTGGTGTCGGCGACCGAGGAGTATTTCGAGGCCGAGGACGCGCTCGGGCAGTGGATCGAAGAACGCTGTCTGTTGGCCAAGTCCCACCGTGAAGGCGTCTCTGAACTGTTCGCCGACTGGCGCGAATGGGCCGAGCGCGCGGGCGAGTACGTGGGCTCGGTCAAGCGCTTCTCGGAGCTGATGGCGACTCGCAAGTTCGAGAAATGTCGGCTGACCGGAGGGGCTCGCGCCATCGCGGGCATCGCCCTCAGGCCCAAGCCGTACAGCCACGCATACCCCTACCGCGATGACTGA
- a CDS encoding PD-(D/E)XK nuclease family protein: MMDFNSTSSISGQITALVDAGMQRARAQQSERQYLGASRLGAACERALQFEYAKAPVDHGRDTPGRMLRIFERGHVMEDCMVAWLRDAGFDLRTRRADGEQFGFSVADGRLQGHIDGVIVDGPEGFAYPALWENKCLGMKSWRELEKNRLAVAKPVYAAQVAIYQAYLELHEHPAIFTALNADTMEIYTEAVLFDAALAQRMSDRAVKVITATEAGELLPRAFNDPTHFECRMCAWQDRCWRTQA; encoded by the coding sequence ATGATGGACTTCAACTCCACTTCGAGCATCTCGGGCCAGATCACTGCGCTGGTCGACGCCGGGATGCAGCGGGCGCGAGCCCAGCAGTCCGAGCGCCAGTATCTTGGTGCCTCGCGGTTGGGCGCTGCCTGCGAGCGTGCGCTGCAGTTTGAGTACGCCAAGGCTCCCGTCGATCACGGCCGGGACACCCCGGGCCGGATGCTGCGCATCTTCGAGCGCGGCCACGTCATGGAGGACTGCATGGTCGCGTGGCTGCGCGACGCCGGTTTCGACTTGCGTACCCGCAGGGCCGATGGCGAGCAGTTTGGCTTCTCCGTGGCTGATGGCCGTCTGCAGGGCCACATCGACGGTGTCATCGTCGATGGCCCGGAGGGCTTTGCCTACCCGGCGCTCTGGGAAAACAAGTGCTTGGGCATGAAGTCCTGGCGCGAGCTGGAGAAGAACCGGCTCGCCGTGGCCAAGCCCGTCTACGCCGCGCAAGTGGCGATCTACCAAGCCTATCTCGAACTGCACGAGCACCCGGCGATCTTCACGGCGCTCAACGCCGACACGATGGAGATCTACACCGAGGCCGTGCTCTTTGACGCAGCCCTGGCCCAGCGCATGTCAGATCGGGCGGTGAAGGTCATCACGGCCACCGAAGCAGGCGAACTCCTGCCGCGCGCCTTCAATGACCCGACCCACTTCGAGTGCCGGATGTGCGCGTGGCAAGACCGCTGCTGGAGAACACAAGCATGA
- a CDS encoding recombinase family protein: MSDATQIASPKARKRCAVYCRVSSDERLDQEFNSIDAQKEAGHAYVASQRAEGWIPVADDYDDPGFSGGNTDRPGLKRLMANIERGQIDIVVVYKIDRLTRSLADFSKMVEVFERQGVSFVSVTQQFNTTTSMGRLMLNVLLSFAQFEREVTGERIRDKIAASKRKGMWMGGVPPLGFDVENRLLVINDTEAAVVRRIFEEMLTIGSPTQIAANLTLDGITTKAWTTQDGQTRAGTRIDKKYLHKLLRNRIYLGELSHKGSWYPGVHQAIIDPGLWGRVHEVLAKDGHTRSVETKIRSRTDALLRGLLYAPSGERMYPTYSRKNGRKYHYYVSKSEARFGAPGKSYERLPAPEIEGAVVAQIRTVLTSPETVASVVRHIQRNGAQIDEATTVMAMGRLNNVWDQLFPVERHRIANLMIERIDLVHAGEVQGIKVKWREVGWNALIKEFAPDSIGAELLEVEA; encoded by the coding sequence ATGAGCGACGCCACCCAAATCGCCTCTCCCAAGGCACGCAAACGTTGCGCCGTCTACTGCCGGGTGTCGTCGGACGAACGCCTTGACCAGGAGTTCAACTCCATCGACGCGCAGAAGGAGGCTGGCCACGCCTACGTCGCCAGCCAGCGCGCCGAGGGCTGGATTCCGGTGGCCGACGACTACGACGACCCCGGCTTCTCCGGCGGCAACACGGATCGGCCTGGGCTAAAGCGCCTGATGGCCAACATCGAGCGCGGCCAGATCGACATCGTGGTGGTCTACAAGATCGACCGCCTGACGCGCAGCCTTGCCGACTTCTCCAAGATGGTCGAGGTGTTCGAGCGCCAGGGGGTGTCGTTCGTGTCGGTCACGCAGCAGTTCAACACCACCACCTCGATGGGACGGCTGATGCTCAACGTGCTGCTGTCCTTCGCCCAGTTCGAGCGCGAAGTCACCGGCGAGCGCATCCGCGACAAAATCGCTGCCAGCAAACGCAAAGGGATGTGGATGGGTGGCGTGCCGCCGCTCGGCTTCGATGTCGAGAACCGCCTGCTGGTCATCAACGACACCGAGGCGGCGGTGGTGCGGCGCATCTTCGAGGAAATGCTGACCATCGGCTCGCCCACCCAAATTGCCGCCAACCTGACGCTGGATGGCATCACGACCAAGGCGTGGACAACACAGGACGGTCAGACACGGGCAGGCACGCGCATCGACAAAAAGTACCTGCACAAGCTGCTGCGCAACCGCATCTACCTCGGGGAGTTGTCGCACAAGGGCAGTTGGTACCCGGGCGTGCATCAAGCCATCATCGATCCCGGGCTGTGGGGCCGGGTTCACGAGGTGCTGGCCAAGGACGGTCACACCCGGTCGGTGGAAACCAAGATCAGGTCGCGCACCGACGCCTTGCTGCGCGGCCTGCTGTACGCACCTTCAGGCGAGCGGATGTACCCGACCTACTCGCGCAAGAACGGGCGCAAGTACCACTACTACGTGTCCAAGTCGGAAGCGAGGTTCGGCGCGCCGGGCAAGAGCTACGAGCGCCTGCCCGCGCCGGAGATCGAAGGGGCGGTAGTCGCCCAGATCCGAACGGTGCTGACCAGCCCCGAAACCGTGGCGTCGGTGGTGCGGCACATCCAACGCAACGGGGCCCAGATCGACGAGGCCACGACCGTGATGGCGATGGGACGGCTCAACAACGTGTGGGATCAACTGTTTCCAGTCGAGCGCCACCGCATCGCCAATCTGATGATCGAGCGCATCGATCTCGTCCACGCGGGCGAGGTGCAGGGAATCAAGGTGAAGTGGCGTGAGGTGGGTTGGAACGCGCTGATCAAGGAGTTCGCCCCGGACAGCATCGGTGCCGAACTGTTGGAGGTCGAAGCCTGA
- a CDS encoding P63C domain-containing protein has translation MNASVLTASHYGVVRFGDLQCEAVVLKGGERGYVRRQLAKLLGFHETHKGGRFARFLADFAPNSLSALEKTREPILLPSGRQAQFFPAGIIADVASAVVSAAINGTLHKARQGIVPNCLKIMRALATTGEVALIDEATGYQYHRAPEALQELISKLLRQSCSSWERRFHPDYYRAIYRLFGWKYQGHDQNPPHVVGQITQRWVYGPVLPATLIDEIRARKGISQKHHQWLSDQGLARLETQIHAVTAIARSSTCYRDFDRRCEAAFAGGALQLALLAEDFEEGA, from the coding sequence ATGAATGCATCCGTCCTCACTGCCAGTCACTACGGCGTCGTGCGCTTCGGCGATCTGCAATGCGAGGCCGTCGTCCTCAAGGGCGGCGAGCGTGGCTACGTTCGTCGCCAACTGGCCAAGCTGCTGGGTTTCCACGAGACGCACAAGGGTGGCCGATTTGCCCGGTTTCTTGCCGACTTCGCTCCTAACTCCTTGTCGGCATTGGAGAAAACTCGTGAGCCGATTCTGTTGCCGTCAGGGCGGCAGGCACAGTTCTTCCCTGCCGGAATCATTGCGGACGTCGCGTCCGCAGTGGTGAGCGCCGCCATCAATGGCACGCTGCACAAGGCCCGCCAGGGCATCGTGCCCAACTGCCTTAAGATCATGCGCGCGCTGGCCACCACCGGCGAGGTCGCGCTGATCGACGAGGCGACGGGCTACCAGTACCACCGTGCGCCTGAGGCGTTGCAGGAACTGATCTCCAAGCTGCTGCGCCAGTCGTGCTCTTCGTGGGAGCGCCGCTTCCACCCGGACTACTACCGCGCCATCTACCGGCTGTTCGGCTGGAAGTACCAGGGCCACGACCAGAACCCGCCCCACGTTGTCGGTCAGATCACGCAGCGCTGGGTCTACGGCCCGGTGCTGCCCGCCACGCTGATCGACGAGATTCGCGCCCGCAAGGGCATCTCGCAGAAGCACCACCAGTGGCTGTCCGATCAGGGCCTCGCCCGTCTGGAAACGCAGATTCACGCGGTCACCGCCATTGCGCGCAGCTCGACCTGCTACCGCGACTTCGACCGCCGCTGTGAAGCGGCCTTCGCTGGCGGCGCGCTGCAGCTGGCGCTGCTGGCCGAAGACTTTGAGGAGGGGGCGTGA
- a CDS encoding helix-turn-helix transcriptional regulator, with amino-acid sequence MQTQVPSIESGRNPSRMNPGGATCIALDENELAIRWGLSVKTLRRWRQEQLGPIYCKLGRRVTYLLHEIEAFERRVSRYSSFTRAYQ; translated from the coding sequence ATGCAAACCCAAGTTCCATCAATCGAATCCGGTCGGAATCCCAGCCGGATGAATCCCGGCGGTGCAACCTGCATCGCCCTCGACGAAAACGAGCTCGCCATCCGATGGGGGCTCTCCGTCAAGACGCTGCGCCGCTGGCGTCAAGAGCAGCTCGGCCCGATCTACTGCAAGCTCGGTCGCCGGGTCACCTACCTCCTGCACGAAATCGAAGCCTTCGAGCGCCGCGTCTCGCGCTACTCGAGCTTCACTCGTGCGTACCAGTGA
- a CDS encoding DUF2924 domain-containing protein, with translation MNEKQASVAARIAELSSLPIAELWPVWDRYFSSRPINPNRVFIESRIAYKMQEEAFGGLAHNTRQRLEAIGAKHSKIKLRARPRDTNFAPGTVLLREWGDREHKVAVTAEGLFEYEGSTFKSLTAVARQITGTHWSGPLFFGLTGKAGAQ, from the coding sequence ATGAACGAGAAACAAGCATCAGTCGCCGCGCGGATCGCGGAGCTATCGAGCCTGCCCATCGCCGAGCTGTGGCCAGTGTGGGATCGATACTTCAGCAGCCGCCCCATCAACCCAAACCGCGTCTTCATCGAGTCGCGCATCGCCTACAAGATGCAGGAGGAAGCCTTTGGCGGTCTGGCGCACAACACGCGCCAGCGCCTGGAGGCCATCGGTGCCAAGCATTCCAAGATCAAGCTGCGGGCACGGCCGCGCGACACCAACTTCGCGCCCGGCACGGTGCTGCTGCGCGAGTGGGGCGACCGCGAGCACAAGGTGGCGGTCACCGCCGAAGGTCTGTTCGAGTACGAGGGCAGCACCTTCAAGAGCCTGACAGCCGTGGCCCGGCAGATCACCGGCACGCACTGGTCGGGGCCACTGTTCTTCGGCCTGACCGGCAAGGCAGGTGCGCAATGA
- the gph gene encoding phosphoglycolate phosphatase (PGP is an essential enzyme in the glycolate salvage pathway in higher organisms (photorespiration in plants). Phosphoglycolate results from the oxidase activity of RubisCO in the Calvin cycle when concentrations of carbon dioxide are low relative to oxygen. This enzyme is a member of the Haloacid Dehalogenase (HAD) superfamily of aspartate-nucleophile hydrolase enzymes (PF00702).) has translation MSAVLTEKLGLPSPSLVTTVLFDLDGTLVDSAPDLAGAANEMRHARGLPPLALAVLRPLVGAGARGMLGAALDIAPHHPDYEAMKAEFLDRYEQRLAQETTMFDQVQQLLLGLESAGLGWGVVTNKAERFALPLTEALGLRAAAKAVVGGDTTPHAKPHPAPLLEAAKRAGVLPEHCIYVGDDERDIVAGRAAGMQTAAAAWGYLGNGLPVSAWGADIVLSSPAELLQVLGVA, from the coding sequence ATGAGCGCCGTGCTGACAGAAAAGCTGGGCTTGCCTAGCCCCAGCCTAGTGACCACGGTGCTGTTCGACTTGGATGGCACCCTGGTGGATAGCGCGCCCGATCTGGCGGGTGCTGCCAATGAGATGCGTCACGCGCGCGGCCTGCCGCCTTTGGCTTTGGCTGTGTTGCGGCCCTTGGTGGGCGCTGGCGCACGGGGCATGTTGGGTGCCGCCTTGGATATCGCGCCCCATCACCCGGACTACGAGGCTATGAAAGCCGAGTTCTTGGACCGCTACGAGCAAAGGCTCGCGCAAGAAACGACCATGTTCGATCAGGTCCAGCAGTTATTGCTGGGCTTGGAGTCTGCGGGCTTGGGCTGGGGCGTGGTGACCAACAAGGCCGAACGCTTTGCCTTGCCTTTGACCGAAGCATTGGGCCTGCGGGCAGCAGCCAAAGCGGTCGTGGGTGGCGACACCACGCCGCACGCGAAGCCACACCCCGCTCCCTTGTTGGAAGCGGCCAAGCGTGCCGGCGTGCTGCCCGAGCATTGCATTTACGTCGGTGATGACGAGCGTGACATCGTCGCGGGGCGCGCCGCCGGCATGCAAACTGCCGCTGCGGCCTGGGGATATCTGGGAAATGGGCTGCCAGTGAGCGCTTGGGGCGCAGATATTGTGCTTTCTAGCCCGGCGGAGCTCTTGCAAGTGCTCGGAGTGGCCTAA
- a CDS encoding ATP-binding protein translates to MKRLPIVSAVERMAERKGVKLLMLGKSGIGKTSRLKDLDPATTLFLDIEAGDLAVADWPGDTIRPASWPESRDFFVFLAGPDKSLPPESAFSQAHYDHVIEKFGDATQLGRYQTFFLDSITQLSRQCFAWCKTQPGAVSDRSGKPDLRAAYGLLGQEMIGALTHLQHARGKNVVFVAILDERLDDFNRKVFVPQIEGSKTSLELPGIVDEVVTLAEIKAEDGSSYRAFITHTVNPYGFPAKDRSGRLDLLEPPHLGALIDKCAGAVPAPASAANPAHIESQE, encoded by the coding sequence ATGAAGAGGCTACCCATCGTGTCCGCCGTCGAGCGGATGGCCGAGCGCAAGGGCGTGAAGCTGCTGATGCTGGGCAAGTCCGGCATCGGCAAGACGTCCCGGCTCAAAGACCTCGACCCCGCCACCACGCTGTTCCTTGACATCGAGGCAGGCGACTTGGCGGTCGCCGACTGGCCGGGCGACACCATCCGCCCGGCGTCCTGGCCCGAGAGCCGCGACTTCTTCGTGTTCCTCGCAGGCCCGGACAAGTCGCTGCCGCCGGAGAGCGCGTTCTCGCAGGCGCACTACGACCACGTCATCGAGAAGTTTGGCGATGCGACGCAGCTTGGTCGCTACCAGACCTTCTTCCTTGACTCGATCACGCAACTGTCTCGCCAGTGCTTTGCGTGGTGCAAGACGCAGCCCGGGGCGGTCAGTGATCGTTCCGGCAAGCCCGATCTGCGCGCGGCCTACGGGCTGCTCGGCCAGGAAATGATCGGCGCGTTGACCCACCTGCAGCACGCCCGTGGCAAGAACGTGGTGTTCGTGGCGATCCTCGATGAGCGACTGGATGACTTCAATCGCAAGGTGTTCGTCCCGCAGATCGAAGGCAGCAAGACCAGCCTGGAGCTGCCCGGCATCGTCGATGAGGTCGTGACGTTGGCCGAGATCAAGGCCGAGGACGGCAGTTCCTACCGCGCCTTCATCACGCACACCGTCAATCCCTACGGCTTCCCGGCCAAAGACCGCAGCGGTCGTCTCGACCTGCTGGAGCCGCCGCATCTCGGCGCGCTGATCGACAAGTGCGCGGGCGCTGTGCCCGCGCCAGCCAGCGCCGCCAACCCCGCACACATCGAATCTCAGGAGTAA